A window of Rhinolophus ferrumequinum isolate MPI-CBG mRhiFer1 chromosome 23, mRhiFer1_v1.p, whole genome shotgun sequence genomic DNA:
GCTCGTCCCCTCCGACGCAatgaccccaccccacccaagtgCACTCTTGGTATTTGCTACTCAAACTCTGTCTTTCCCAAACCTTCAGACTGATTCCtatccaaacaaacaaatccaacacctaaaacaacaaaaaaacctttaatGTAACTGAAAGAATTTTTTCAACTGAAAATCTATTCTTTCACTTTAAAGTTTTTCCAGATTATCAGAGAAAAAACCCAAGACTGACTGATTTTTGAGGCAAACCTGagaaaattttcttaaacttttggcTCTTAATCATTTCAGTTGACAAGATGACAAAGGAAAACACACTAAAATTTATGGGAAAAACTAAAAACACTGTCCATCTGCTTTAGACTAAAAAGCTAAAATCCCATCGCACTTAGctgtataaaactttttaaaaggtgatttttCATAAAAAGCCAGAACTGATGTAAAATGAAAGTGGAACTggcaatgaacatttatttagctAACATCACACCTGATTATCTAGCTGTGTCTCAACTTGTGGGGTTCATCCGCCACACTAATGAAGTATATATTCCCATCTTGCTAAAATCGACTTCcttaaaaatatcttcatttttttgagaTGTGGATTCTTACATACATTATATAGTTAGAACTTCCAATAGTAAAATCATTTCCTGTTAGTATCATGAAACCAAACAAACCCAACTACATGGTGTTCTGAGTTCTGAGACCTTCCTTATAATTGCTGGCAGGTAAAAAATGGATACAATCTTTTCGGAGGGCAATTTGACAACATCTTAAAAAGGTGAAGCTGTTTGGAGCCAGCCATTTCACTTCTAGCCCAGGATGAAAGGGCATACAAAGATTTAGTTAGAGACAGTCATTGCAGTATTGTTCATCATACTGGTGGCTGCCTAAAATGTCCACCAGCAGGGCCTGGGCAGATTACAGCACATAAACAGGACAGAAAATTGTTAGCACTGCAAATAATACTGTAGCACTACATCTACTGATACGGAATGACAGCCTTACGACTTTGATCAGGCAAAATAGCAAGTAATAAAACAGCATGTGTTCTCGTCCCCCACCCatgtaagactgaaaggacaccTCCCAGATACTACCTGGATATATCTGGGAGTTAGGTTTAAGAACAGTTCTTAtcctttatctgtattttcttcttccttttaaaattataaacacattttattttaataataaaagaaaaaaaattatctgtgctCTACAAAGTTGACAAGAGAAGCTGTAGATGGACCACCCTGAGCACAGCTGTCTTGGACTAACCCACAGACCCTAACGATGGAGGAGAAATGCGAAAACAGGGTGGGCGGAAGTAGGCTGGTCCTGAGCTATGTCCTGAGCTATGACCCTTGCTCCTGAGGAGGTATGATGGCCGACAGGGAGGTCGGGATTCTAGGAGAGGGCCAGCCAGCATCGCAAAGAGCACTGCTGATGGCGGCCCACACTCTGATCCCTGCAGATGAGCGTGAGGTGACAAGGGCAGTGCCTAGTTCACATCTAGGTCAGAGAGGGTGCATGCTGGGCAGGAGGAGTGTGGGAAGGAGTGCCAATCAGAAGGCCTAGGGTCCAGTCCCGACGCTACCACATACCAGTCACGCACGCAACGGTAACCCTTCAAGTCCACGAGCCTCAGTGTTCCCTTTGTAAAGTAAGGTCTGTACTGTGCTCTGAGAGCCTCTCATGTGCACAGTTCCCTCTGAAGAATACTGACCAAGCGACCCCATGGCCACGGCCAAAGGTgagtgggggggtgggcagaggagggggcAGAAATGACGATGGGGACAACACACAGTGACTATCAACCGATCAGATCCCATCAGGGGTTTGAATGCAAGATGGAGGCAGTGGTAGAGGCCACAAGGCAGAAAAGAACACAAGAAGTGACAGAGTGAGTGTCAGGAAAGGCCACAGAAGTAGAGATGAGCTGTCATCATGGTGGATCAGCAGCCTGTCGAGGGCAACAAGGTCCTCAAGTTTCTTTGGATCCTGAACCATGCCACTACAGGGCTAGCTGGGAGACAGTCAGGGATTCCGTATTCCCTCTGAATCCTGATTTCAGGTGAcccaaatatgtgtgtgtgtgtcagcctAAGCCATCAAGGTCACCCCTGCCCTGAACTCTCCAGATTACTGAGTCAAAGCAGCTTACACTGACTGTGGGGGCAGTGCTCTTTGTGCTCCCAACAATAATCAAGGCGGTAAGGACTCTGAACGATTCCATTTTATAGCTGGGCAAACTGAGGCTATGCAGTCCAAGGTCATATGGCTAAAAAGTAGAGATTTTAAAACTCAGGTCTGTTATTGTCAAAGCCTGTGTTCTCCATATTCTCtcttccatgaaaataaaatgtgaagtaCTGTGTAAAGCGTGGAGGTTCATACAGTGAGGGGTAAACAGGGAGGGTCTGCTGAACCTGGCAGGAACGACGGACGCAGTCCCGCTCCCTGTGCTTCTCCTTACCTGCCCAGTTTCTGACCCTCGCCAGTGAAGGCTTTGAAGGCTCCCTTGGGCTTCACGAAGTCCTCATCCCGATGGTCCTCCATGTCCAAATTCACCTGCCCACCGTGAGCTAACCTCCGCAGCTCTGCCGGCACCTCCCTGCGGGAGGAAAGGCCATGCTGGGCTCCACACAGAGCAGGATGGGGAGGAGTGATGGTGTGAGAATAAACTTCTCAGTTCCAACTGTGAAAACTGCAGCCCCACAGGGAGCTGGCTGTTAAGGGGCTCCCATCTGCCATCCCCTTCTCTTGCCGCTCAAAGTCAAGGCCGAGGCCTGATGTCACTTAAGTCACTTGGCTCTGCCCCAGGCCCACAGGGGAAAAATCAGACACAAGATTTTTGGAGCAGATCTGTGAATCTGTATCTCAGCTGTGCTAAATCTGCTTAAAAACGTTTACTTCTTAAACGGTAAACATTCGGATCAGCCTTTTCTTTCCCATCTGCCACCTTACTCACTGACATGGAACCCGGAGGAAGGCTTTTCTTGCTCACCCTCTGCGGATAGACTCCAGAAACTGGGCATTGGATGGGTCTTGGTAGCTTCTGAGTTCACCATTGTCCAGGCTGAATCCACTCTTCCAGAGCTTCAACACTACATGAACCTGTGACAACAGGAGGCAAGCAGTCCACACACTGTCAGCAACCTGGCAAGCACACCACTGTGAACCTGCAAGTTCGTAAGTTTTTACTATTTCACTGTGTCATTATTAGAACACAGATGcactcctacacacacacacacgaggaaaCCAACCAACAACCACCAAATAAGtattaacaaaaaataagaagCTAATACGGCACAGGTTAAGAGCAGTGGGTTTTGATTTAAGCAGCCCAGGGTCTGTGCCTTCATTTTGCCACTCACTAGTTCAGTGGGTCTGGGCAGGCGACTCAATCAAAGCTGCGGCTTCACCTGTAGGGCTGCCTGTGTGCCTGGCACGTAGCCCGTGATCAACTATACTCAAGGACTATTTTGCAGTCATCAGAAATGATATTTACGACTCCGTGTACATAGTCACAGAAGAGGGGCTAGAAGGCTAAAAATGAATGTATTAGCAGCTGTTGCCTCAGGTggatagaatttttattttcttctcgcTGCCTTTACTTTGGAATAAAcccaaaatgattaaaaacaaatatagaaactAACGGTGACAAAGCTGTATGAAAAAGTTTATGgcataatattaaatttaaaaagcttaaaattgtttatatagtATGATTACTCTTGCTGGAGGGGGCACCCTTATGTACAGGGAAAACAGGACtagaaaataacaaggaaaactattttaaagttgCATTTCAGTCCTCTTTGGGTGGTCAGTCTGAAGATcgaattccttttttaaaaaaaattagtttcaagtgtacaaaacaatgtaatagttagacatttatacccctcataaagtgataacccccgctCCCCCAAATCTCCCCCAATCTacttcccctctgacatcgcatatagctgttacagttccactgactctattccttatgctgtagtccacatcctgtgactatatatatacacacacacacacacacacacacatatgtaaaattatagttgacattcattattatttagcttcaaGAAGACCAAATTCTTTAGCTACGCTCATACCACTAGAAAACTGCCCCTCTGCCTGAGGTCTATGGTATGCCCAGAAAAGTCCTTCATTTGTCTatcccctctgcccaccccttCTCATGAGGCCCCTGCCCAACCAGACGAGAGCTGTCTTTGATTTTCAAGTAAGCCTCTGTACAGGAACCAGAGCCAGGGCACTGTCTCCTTCTTTTCAGAGACTGCTGGTTCACGCACAACACGTGACCAATCCCTTCCCCAAAATGGCAGAACAGTTCACAAGCTCCCCCCTAAGGAAGGTAGATGCACACTCACATCTTGGCCAGAATGCCGCCTCCTTTCTCCTGCCACGTAGGCAGACTCTTCCTCTGGTGCTGCCCCAAGGCGGTAGCCACCCCCTGCAAATGGCTATAGAAGGCAAATTCATGAACACTTGAGGAGTGGGTCAATGGTGGTGGGGTTACTCAGATAAAATGATGTACAGAAAGCTTAACTACCGGACATACTTTCTCTGGGTATCAAACTCGAGAGTTACAGGCCCGGGCAGCGCTGCAGGGCCAGCTACAGGCCCGGCCATTGAGAGGCAAGGATTGGGGTGAGAAGTGCTGCTGGGCTAAAGGGAACAGGTGCCACCAGCGCTAGTTAATCACGGCCATGTAGGTATCTGGGTGCAGGATAACACTGAAGAATTTTTGATTTTCCCAAAGATGACAGAAACCCAGAATTATGTAAAACAGGTGGCTATTAATTCAATgataacaaaataaagcaaaaaactgAGTAAGTCAAATTGGATAGTCTACATAAAACACATGTGTAGGATCTGATCCAGATTATAGGTCACAGGTTTGAAAACTTTGCCTCAAATCTTGATTTCATGGTAAAGGATGGGAGAAGCCGAGCTGCTCTTCTGCTTATGAGAGtgagcaaatgaaaacaaaacacaacgaATTTAGTCACTACTGGGTATGGGATGAGGAAGACCTCTTTCTCCCACTCTGGAACCTGAGTCCTGTGGACACAGACAAGGACCCTCCATGCTCACTCTCGGTTTACTGGTCTCTCCAGGGCTCTTGGTCACTCGCTCCACAGCGACAGCTCCATGCTCCTTGGCACCTTTAAAGAGATCATCCACCAGCTCGTTGGGACTTTTCTTCCTGGGAGGGCCAAcaatctgctgtccacttctctctgagcctccggcATAAAACCTGTGCAGAAAATACACATCTAACACCGAATGCCCTTGGAAAACATGAATAGagcatgtgccaggctctgggctaggTGCTGGGCACACTGAGGCGAAGGGTACAATGCCCAGCTCTAAGAACTTACTATCTACTTAGGGACACGTGTAAGGAGGCAGGCAGGCATAATGCAGTGTGAACAGCAATAGAGGTCAGTCTAAGGGGTGCTCGGGGAACACTGAGCTGGGGAGTACAGTCAAGGCTTCCTAAGAAGGTGTCTTCTGGGCTGAGTCTGGAGAAGGAAGATGAGCTATCAGGTGAAGAAAtcagggaagggcattccaggcatgCACGATAGCACGGCCCAGCTGGGAATTCTCTGTCCGGTGGCCAGCACCTCTCCAGGACACTGCAGCTATGGTCACAATCAGAAGCAGCTACCACTAGCAGCTCTGGTTAATGGTGGCAGCGGCACATTAGTACAAGCAGCAAGGCTCTAATGTTGGCTCTGCTGCTGAGCGACTCTGGGCAAGCCAGTGCATTGCCCTGAACCTCCCTTTCCTTGTCTCTGACATGGGAGGGAAGGACCACATGCCCTACCTACCTGCTCCTTAAGTCAGGGCCATGAGGTTCAAATCAGCAGATGTATGCAAAAGAACAAGCACAGAGTAACACACACATGTAAGGGGGTGTGACACCACAGTGAGAGCTCACCCCAGCCTTGCTTTGCTCCTCTTGTGATAGACACTGAGGGAACTGAGGACAGGGGACTAGCGAAGGTCAGGGGAGCTCAAATCCAGGCCCCAAGATACCCACACTGGGCTTTGCAAGGAGCCAAGCATGGCTTGAGAGTAAGTGGCACTTTTTTTTACCTGGGTCTGAAAACCAGTAGTCACATAGCCTGGCTAACTGCCCCCTTATCACTCCTAGTCAGTTAAGTCAGTAGCACGTCCCTGGGTGGGGAGAATGGAGAACCTACAAAAATTAGTCTCAGCCTTCTAGTTCCTGACATTCCTTGTGGAACGCAAGGCAAAGCCACAGGCCTTAGCGAGGACACCCCCCAGTGTCATCCGGTCTGAAATGCCGAGAGGCGAAGGAAGGAATCAGGATGTGAAATAAAGCAGACCAATGCCTGGAAGATATGACAGGATGGCAGGAGAAGGTCATTTAGGAGCTGGGCATTCACATACGTGACAACACTGCCTGGCACTCAAGGAGGGTCAAACCCTACCCTGAaattagtctttatttctgaactttGAGTGTACTAAGAAGGACCTGCGGCAGTGTACAGTGTATGTGGATGAAAACAGAGACTAGAACTCGTGTAATTTCTCAGGCCACTTCCCAAAGAGTGTCCATGATGAGGTAACAGCATTCCTGTAACGGTCATTAACCGTGTTCCTTAGGAATGTGTGGCAGATTGAGGCCGAGCCCACGGAGAAGCAAAACCTGTGAAATGAGGCTACAGCCAGTTCTTTTTTGTTCATTCCAGGTAGATGAAGTTCTACTTAATGCCCTATAAGGTCTTTATTAAGGGATCTCAAAGTGTTGGCTTTAGAACTAGGAGCCTGTGACCAACtgccttaaaaatattcatgcCCTTGACCTGGTATTTTCATTgctattctaagaaaataatctgaaacGAAGTCCAAGATTAATAAGACGGAGACGTTGACAGCACTGATGTTTACAGtggtaaaaaaatgaaacaatctaAATGCCAGACATCCCATATAATGGATTATCATTATAGTAATTGAAAACACTTATGGAGAATTTTAATGACATGGAGAAGTGTTCAAGATGTAGCATTAATCCAATGAAAGCAAGCAACCAAATAATCTGAACTTCACCATGTAAAACACGACATAAAACAAAGTATATGTATACTCATACACAGAACCAAGGCTGGGTGGAAATATGCCAAAATGTTAACTAACTGTAGTTACCAAATGGTAGAggttatattttttcattacgCTATTGTGTATTTTCTACAATGGACACTAACTTCACTAACATTCCttaaggttaaaaacaaacaaacaatgttTGTGTACATTGGGGGAATATACATTTATAAgccttttattctgtttattatgTGATGCATtgttttttcaatgaaaaagaaaaagctggaaaCACCAAAAACGTTACTGATACCTGGTTACCTCTTGTATCCTCTGGGTTGTGTATTAcaaatgccttttttctttatttgtttcccttCCCATAATACTCTTCaataaatacacattattttaacaattaaaaacagaaacaaacccagaataccccaaaagaaaaacagtaacacGGGACAAAGATTACTTCTAAGCTGAAGGGAGTATGTGTACGACTAGCTCACAGGAGTAACAGCTACTGATAACCAAACGTGTTTATCCTTCTAGATGATTTACACATCATCACGGACTTCCCCGTGGCCTGTGCCCCCCACCAAAGACTCACCTCtggccctcttcctcctcttcctcctcatcttgATCATGAATGAGGTCTCTGAAGGATGTTACCCTATTATCGCTGGAGacacagaaaaaagcaaaatgatcgCCGGGGGATTTAAAGCAAGGTAACATTTGTCATCAGCTGTTAAAGGGTTGGGGATACTGGGGTTAGATTTTTTTGATAGGGCAAGACGACGATCTTTGTGGAAAAGGGTTTATCTCTCTAAGTTTATGTGCAAAATAACGCGGCATTTATttcttcaaggtcacacaggactGAGAATCAATTAAAAAGGGGAGGACGAGGTGGGGTCTGTACTACTTTAAAAACTTACTACTGAATAGCTACtttcatcatttaatttttaaatattgagagaAGGCCCGTGCCTAGCACTTGAACTGGATGCTAGGTCTACAAAAATGATAAGACATAGTTCTTATCCTTGAGTTGCTGACAGACTAGTGGCACTTCGGCCAAGAAACCACTCATTAAATACTGTGCAATAGGGACTATGACAGAGGGAAGTAAATGGGATGTACGAGCACATGTTCTGAGTGGGGATGGAGGAACATCAAGAAAGATTCCCAGAAAAATGCAACATTCGGACCAAGTGCTGAAGAAGTAGTGGACAGTCAGCTGGACAAAGGGTGGTGGGGCTGGCAGGGAAAGGGGACCACCTACAGGGAAAGGGCGCTACAGGAAAGCAGCGTATGCACAGACACAAAGACGAACAAGAGGAACATTAGAGGAAGGAAACATCGTCCAGATGTAGACATGAAATGAGTATGTGGGCAAGAAGGCCTGTGTGCTTGTACCAAGGTTAGTCAAGAGTATTTGTTAGTGTTTAGGAAAAAACGCAGAGTTGTGTAGGTGTGGTGGCGTGCACACTAAAAACGGGTGTGAGAGGGTTAGCTTTCTCCTCTGACACTGTCttacactgccatttttttcctagtttagATTTGTCCTCAAGgaacaattttaagtttttcaagGATCACGAGacacataatttataaaaacattttctgcatttcttaAGGGAAAATAGTAGTTTCACTATGATATGGGGGGAAGAGGGTAACACAGATTTAGTGAGGACAGCCAGAGAAGGAGTTGTGTACTAGAAAGCAAGCTCCAGTTCAGTTTTGATTTATTTCAGAGACAACTATGGGACAGAACAGGCTTTGAGGTTCAATCCACTAGAAATGGGAGGACAAACACCAATCAATGAGGCAAATACATCCCTGCTTGAGTTAGCTGAGAGAAACCACCTGGGCATTCCCTGATGCTCTGCACGACATGGTTCAAAAAACAACTATggaaaaaatgttctctgttgtTAAACAGCTTCCAATACACATGTGTACACTTGCTTGAGCAAACCATTTGCTCTGGCTATGGGTTTGATTCTTTCCCCAAAAGTTCTTACACCTAGACTGATAGTATCTGATGCAGACTCTGGTGTCCACATACCTGGGTCTGATCCCCACTTAGCCTCCCACCCTGGGATCTTGGGTTCGGTAGTGAAGTTCTCTAAGCCTTTGTTATCGCATgtgaaaatggagacaatcacGGCACCAGCCTCAGGGGCTTTCTGTGAACAGTCGGGGGACTGACGCATGGTGCGGCACATTTTAATACTACTcttgagcagtggttctcaaagtgctgGTCCTTGGACCAGGCGCACACGCATTACCTGTGAAActgtgagaaatgcaaatcctcAGGACCTACCTTAGACCTCCTCAATCAGAAACTCCGGAGGAGTGGCCAGCAATCTGCTTTTAAGGAGCCCTCCAAGTAATTCTGCTGCAcgctcaagtttgagaatcactgctctgaGAGTTACTTAATGGTACGGATGTCTTCGGGGACCACCAATTTCAGACTATTTTGTCTATGCCCTCTACAAACTGGCAAAATGTCTCagaaatttcaatttttcatCATCAAAACTCTATCTCTCAGGCTACCTTGGCACCCTGAAGGGGCACAAAAGTCCTTTGTAGATCACATTTTCTGTGGTGTG
This region includes:
- the NSFL1C gene encoding NSFL1 cofactor p47 isoform X2, which codes for MAAERQESLREFVAVTGTEEDRARFFLESAGWDLQIALASFYEDGGDDDIVTISQATPGSVSRGTAPSDNRVTSFRDLIHDQDEEEEEEEGQRFYAGGSERSGQQIVGPPRKKSPNELVDDLFKGAKEHGAVAVERVTKSPGETSKPRPFAGGGYRLGAAPEEESAYVAGERRRHSGQDVHVVLKLWKSGFSLDNGELRSYQDPSNAQFLESIRRGEVPAELRRLAHGGQVNLDMEDHRDEDFVKPKGAFKAFTGEGQKLGSTAPQVLNTSSAAQQAENEAKASSSISIDESQPTTNIQIRLADGGRLVQKFNHSHRVSDIRLFIVDARPAMAATSFVLMTTFPNKELADENQTLKEANLLNAVIVQRLT
- the NSFL1C gene encoding NSFL1 cofactor p47 isoform X1 → MAAERQESLREFVAVTGTEEDRARFFLESAGWDLQIALASFYEDGGDDDIVTISQATPGSVSRGTAPSDNRVTSFRDLIHDQDEEEEEEEGQRSRFYAGGSERSGQQIVGPPRKKSPNELVDDLFKGAKEHGAVAVERVTKSPGETSKPRPFAGGGYRLGAAPEEESAYVAGERRRHSGQDVHVVLKLWKSGFSLDNGELRSYQDPSNAQFLESIRRGEVPAELRRLAHGGQVNLDMEDHRDEDFVKPKGAFKAFTGEGQKLGSTAPQVLNTSSAAQQAENEAKASSSISIDESQPTTNIQIRLADGGRLVQKFNHSHRVSDIRLFIVDARPAMAATSFVLMTTFPNKELADENQTLKEANLLNAVIVQRLT